The genomic DNA CCCAGAAGTGTTTTTTGAACAGCGCCTGGGCCTGGGCCTTGGTGCAGGCCCGGATGTCGTCGGCATCCACATCGCCGTCCGTATCCAGATCCAGCTCATAACAGGGGCAGGCGGCCGTGGCGCGCCGGGCGCAGTCATGGCAGCCGCGCTGCTGCCGCAGGCATTCCTCTTTGGCCTGCCGGGCCAGATCCTGCACCCAGCGCAGGGAAACGCCGTGGTTGGTGACCCCGCCGGGATCGGCGGGGTGGTCGTCCAGGCCGCCCTCCCATTGGGCGGTGAAGGCGTGGGCTGTCTGAAAAGCGGCTGCGGGCATGGCGGGCTCCTTGGTTGCGGTTGGCGACCGCGCGCCGCGGGGGTGTCGTTTTCTTCCCAGGGCGCGCCGTGTGGAGCCACCATGCCCCAATGCGCCCCTGGCGTAAGACTGAAACGTTTCAGCAGGGCCCAGGCCTTATGCTGTGTGGGCGCAAGGGAAGAACCCCCTCCGCGCAGGGGGATTTTTATAAAAAAAGCCCGCAAAATTGCGGGCTTAGGGGGTGGCTGGAAACGGAATCTTTTTGAAAGCTAAATCATTATTGCTGGTTATCCGCAAGCGGCGGCGCGGCGGAGGCGGCCTTGAGGCTGCGGAGCAGTCGGCCCTGAGCCGGAGCGGAACCGTCTTTTTTCAGGATCTGCCAGACGCGCCTGTCGGAGATGCCATGCCGTCGGGCCAGGTCGGCCACGGCGGCGGTGCTGCTCACGCCTTGCCGGGTGGAGCGGACAAAGTCGTTGATGATGTCTTGTTGGCGCAGCTTGTGGAGCAGGGCGTCGCAGCGGGGCACATAGAGGCTGGTGCCGCCAAAGGCGGCCATGAGCTTGCGCAGGCAGCCCGCGCCCAGGGCGCGGCGCAGGGGGTGGCGCGGGTCCGGCAGGCGGCTGGGCACGCGCAGGTTCTGCCCGCCGTAGAGGTAGAGCACGCGCTGGAACTGACGCAGGTGGTCCAGGGCCTCCCAAAGCAGGCGGGCGTTTTCGGGCAGGTGCCGGACCAGGGCGCGCCACTGGCGTTCCTCTTCGGCCAGGCGCAGGGCGCGCCCCCAGGAATCCCGTTCGGCCCGGCCCGTGCGGCGCACAGGGGAGGCGGCGGAACTATTGGGGCACACGACAGGCCTCCGTCAGGGCTTGCGCGGGCAAGGAGGGGACGCCGTGAGGGGCCGGGCAGAGCGGGGCGGGCCAGATATCCTGGACGGATGCGGGCGCAAGCTGCCCGGCCAGCAGACGGAGGTGATCGCCCATAAGGCGCAGAACGGGCCGTTGGACGGCGTCCGCATGGGCCTGCAAAAGGTCCAGCACAGCGCTCAGGTTACGGATGTCATCGTGCAGTGCGTACATGCTATGCTCCCATGGAAGAAGTTGCCGGATGGCGTGAAAATAGATTTACAAATTTTCATTTCCGAATCAAGGAAAAGTTTTTTATGAAGGAAAAGTTTTAACATAGTAATTTATTTTTATTATTTATTACATTCGCGGGCTTTTATAGAAATAGGTAAAAATTTTTTCCAATTAATATAGGAAAACCTTGCGGGTGATATCGCTTAAGGATACGCTGGGGAGGCGACGCCCGCCCTGCGCGCAGGGAGGCGTCGCGCCGTCCCCCGCAATCCCTCTGCACAGCGCGCTACGGATGCGCCGCCTGGCGACGGCAGGGGAACAAGGAGCGACAACCGCTTGGAAGGTAGACAGCCATGGACGCAGCGAGCCTTGTAGTCGACGAAGCCGGGGCTTTTGCCCGGCGGCTGGCGCAGCGGCGGGAGGCTCTGGGCCTGCGCAAGCAGGATCTAGCGGAAAGAATGGGCCTGAGCC from Desulfovibrio legallii includes the following:
- a CDS encoding Mor transcription activator family protein; protein product: MCPNSSAASPVRRTGRAERDSWGRALRLAEEERQWRALVRHLPENARLLWEALDHLRQFQRVLYLYGGQNLRVPSRLPDPRHPLRRALGAGCLRKLMAAFGGTSLYVPRCDALLHKLRQQDIINDFVRSTRQGVSSTAAVADLARRHGISDRRVWQILKKDGSAPAQGRLLRSLKAASAAPPLADNQQ